The following coding sequences lie in one Labrus bergylta chromosome 5, fLabBer1.1, whole genome shotgun sequence genomic window:
- the LOC136179316 gene encoding nuclear factor 7, brain-like, translating into MKEEMEALSREIAALSHTVRDTEDELRAEDVSFLKNYKAAVERVQQRPLLEDPQLPSGALIDQAKHLGNLSFNIWNKMKDMVSYSPVILDPNTAHPELTLSEDLTCVRGAEKQQLPDNPERIEDSWSVLGSEGFNSGTHSWDVQVGDISYWRVGVSVQRKRNMVSGFWGIELHEGYVAVSPSAESTVVVQKKPQRIRVNLDWNRGELSFSDPDTNTHIHTFTHTFTETMFPYFSFLDSRVLYLLPLESFTAPLKILPLNVCVTQQHV; encoded by the coding sequence atgaaggaggagatggaggctctgagcagagagatagcagctctttcacacacagtcagagacacagaggacgagctgagagctgaagacgtctcattcctgaaaaactacaaggctgcagtggaaagagtccagcagcgccccctgctggaggatccacagctgccctcaggagctctgatagaccaggccaaacacctgggcaacctgagcttcaacatctggaacaagatgaaggacatggtctcctacagtccggtcattctggacccaaacactgCTCATCCAGAACTCAccctgtctgaagatctgacctgtgtgagaggagcagagaagcagcagcttcctgataatccagagaggATTGAAGATTCCTGGTctgtcctgggctctgagggctttaactcagggactcacagctgggacgtccAGGTTGGAGACATTTCATACTGGAGAGTGGGCGTGTCTGtccagaggaagagaaacatgGTGTCTGGATTCTGGGGAATAGAGTTACATGAAGGATACGTAGCGGTCTCACCATCAGCTGAATCCACTGTTGTAGTTCAGAAGAAgcctcagaggatcagagtgaatctggactggaacagaggagagctgtcgttctctgatcctgatactaacacacacatacacaccttcacacacaccttcactgAGACGATGTTTCCATACTTTAGCTTTTTGGATTCGCGGGTACTGTATCTCTTACCTTTAGAAAGCTTCACCGCACCACTGAAGATATTACCTCTGAACGTCTGTGTGACACAACAACATGTCTGA